The following proteins are encoded in a genomic region of Aminivibrio pyruvatiphilus:
- a CDS encoding YifB family Mg chelatase-like AAA ATPase → MNPVWGITLKGMEALRVEVEAEITGGLFAISIVGLPDTAVRESKERVRAALRSLGLSVRGRVAVNLAPADLPKEGAILDLPIALGIAGAMGSIPEVPRAIFLGELALDGRLRGVRGAVGAAILARDTGIPLFVPADNADEVSLVEGCEAWGAESLGDVIAFLRGEKDLAPVVPAVPEAEPVVADPDFADIRGQSGAKRALEIAAAGHHNILFTGAPGSGKTLLARALRGILPPLSREEFLEAALVRSTLGIPFDRGMHPPFRTVHHTASIVSICGGGATLRPGEVSLAHRGVLFLDEFPEFRRDLLEALRQPLEDGRITVSRASGSVAYPCRVLLVAACNPCPCGWDGDPVERCTCSSAERERYRRKISGPILDRIDLHLAVPRLLPEELVAVESEGGEPSAAIAARVRAAREIQRKRWAGTGFTCNAELPERLVKRALSLSPGVRPFLASMAERLRLSGRGISRVLKVSRTIADLAGSGDVEVPHVAEAMAYRDGGENR, encoded by the coding sequence GTGAATCCCGTCTGGGGCATCACCCTGAAGGGCATGGAGGCCCTGAGGGTTGAAGTGGAGGCGGAAATCACCGGGGGCCTGTTCGCCATCTCCATTGTCGGCCTGCCCGATACGGCGGTCCGGGAGTCGAAGGAACGGGTAAGGGCGGCCCTCCGCTCCCTCGGTCTTTCCGTCAGGGGGCGCGTTGCGGTGAACCTCGCGCCGGCGGACCTGCCGAAGGAGGGAGCGATCCTGGACCTTCCCATTGCCCTCGGCATTGCCGGAGCCATGGGAAGCATTCCGGAAGTCCCCAGGGCAATCTTTCTCGGCGAGCTGGCCCTGGACGGACGCCTCCGGGGCGTCCGGGGGGCCGTCGGCGCGGCCATTCTCGCCAGGGATACGGGAATTCCCCTCTTTGTACCCGCGGACAACGCAGACGAAGTCTCCCTGGTGGAGGGATGCGAAGCCTGGGGCGCCGAGAGCCTGGGCGACGTGATCGCCTTTCTTCGTGGGGAAAAAGACCTGGCTCCGGTGGTCCCTGCGGTTCCGGAGGCGGAGCCTGTCGTGGCCGACCCCGATTTCGCCGACATCCGGGGGCAGTCGGGGGCCAAGAGGGCCCTGGAAATTGCCGCCGCCGGGCATCACAACATCCTCTTCACCGGGGCACCGGGCAGCGGCAAGACCCTTCTTGCCCGGGCCCTCCGGGGAATCCTTCCCCCTCTGTCCCGGGAGGAGTTTCTCGAGGCCGCCCTTGTGCGGAGCACCCTGGGCATTCCCTTCGACCGGGGAATGCATCCCCCCTTCAGAACTGTCCATCATACGGCCAGCATCGTCTCCATCTGCGGGGGCGGCGCCACCCTTCGGCCAGGCGAGGTCAGCCTTGCCCACAGAGGGGTTCTGTTCCTCGACGAATTTCCCGAATTCCGCCGCGACCTCCTGGAAGCCCTCAGGCAGCCCCTGGAGGACGGACGGATCACCGTGAGCAGGGCGTCGGGCTCGGTGGCCTATCCCTGCAGGGTTCTTCTCGTGGCCGCGTGCAATCCATGCCCGTGCGGGTGGGACGGCGACCCCGTGGAGCGGTGCACCTGCTCGTCAGCGGAGCGGGAACGGTACCGGAGAAAGATTTCCGGCCCCATCCTCGACAGGATCGACCTTCACCTGGCTGTCCCCAGGCTGCTCCCGGAAGAACTTGTGGCGGTGGAGTCGGAGGGAGGAGAACCAAGCGCCGCCATTGCCGCGAGAGTGAGGGCGGCCAGGGAGATCCAGAGAAAGCGGTGGGCCGGAACAGGGTTCACCTGCAACGCCGAGCTGCCCGAACGGCTTGTGAAACGGGCCCTCTCCCTTTCTCCTGGTGTAAGGCCCTTTCTTGCGTCCATGGCGGAGCGTCTCCGCCTCTCAGGAAGGGGCATCAGCAGGGTCCTCAAGGTCTCCCGGACCATAGCGGACCTGGCGGGAAGCGGCGACGTGGAGGTGCCTCACGTGGCGGAGGCCATGGCCTACCGGGACGGAGGGGAAAACAGATGA
- the topA gene encoding type I DNA topoisomerase has product MAKAGKKEKTAPDTAPLSTSEKKKTAVTAPSAGGKKTSPASGKKPAAGKSAPAGAAKKASPSGRKSPSAGTGRKASSAGKKTTGTKSVPKAPRQKTSGRSGTASALSEAGAGKSLVIVESPTKAKTLTKILGPKYVVKSSVGHIRDLPKSRLAIDVDNDFAPEYILVKGKAKVKNELAGLAQKASRVILASDPDREGEAIAWHLCELLGIDPSSPCRVRFYEITPGAVREAVNNPEEVNMSKVEAQQARRILDRLVGYTLSPLLWKKIRRGLSAGRVQSVALALICAREREIREFVPRAYWLVTVTAAADDGRKYALRADSLDGKSLWKEGKSLLIDSEEVVEAILGEVEKFPLTVTDFKVRESLRAAPAPFKTSTLQQEAARRSSLSPRRTMSIAQELFEGVAIPGRGPTGLITYMRTDSLRIAPEAVEKCRAYIASSFEPSYLPEKENAYSAKGRSQDAHEAIRPTDVTITPESLEGILTPDQMKLYSLIWRRYVASQMTPARVANATLAASAGRAGFRQLGETLLFPGWSAVWPLDLKGESLLPAVRGEVLAVEGTEKEQKFTRPPARYSEATLIKVLEDEGVGRPSTYASIVETLYDRGYVIRNEERRLQSTPLGETVDEFLMKYFNGESLSSIVDTGFTARMEESLDDVEEGKTPWLSVLRDFWKNFTVTMSEAETAPAAQLPPPEPIGEDCPECGKPLVLKNGRFGEFVGCSGYPECRFTRPVLVKTGAVCPKCGTGDVVKRKSRKGKPFYGCSRYPDCDFVSWNPPSGKDCPECGAAMMTTGRKGGEECPKCGYVPPRETRDDD; this is encoded by the coding sequence ATGGCGAAGGCAGGGAAAAAGGAAAAGACGGCACCGGACACGGCGCCCCTTTCCACTTCTGAAAAAAAGAAGACGGCGGTGACGGCCCCTTCCGCAGGCGGAAAGAAGACTTCCCCCGCCTCCGGGAAGAAACCGGCCGCAGGGAAATCCGCACCCGCCGGAGCGGCGAAAAAGGCGTCCCCTTCCGGCAGGAAGTCTCCGTCTGCCGGGACGGGCAGAAAAGCCTCTTCTGCCGGCAAAAAGACCACAGGAACGAAGAGCGTTCCCAAAGCACCGCGGCAGAAAACATCCGGACGGTCCGGGACAGCTTCCGCCCTCTCTGAGGCGGGGGCCGGAAAGTCCCTCGTCATCGTCGAATCCCCCACGAAAGCCAAAACCCTCACCAAGATCCTCGGGCCGAAATACGTGGTCAAGTCGAGCGTGGGGCATATCCGCGACCTGCCGAAAAGCAGGCTGGCCATCGATGTGGACAACGACTTCGCTCCCGAGTACATTCTCGTCAAGGGCAAGGCCAAGGTGAAGAACGAACTTGCAGGGCTGGCCCAGAAAGCCTCAAGGGTCATTCTCGCCTCGGACCCGGACCGCGAAGGGGAAGCCATCGCATGGCATCTCTGCGAACTGCTCGGCATCGACCCCTCATCCCCCTGCAGGGTCCGCTTCTACGAGATCACCCCAGGGGCCGTCCGGGAAGCGGTCAACAATCCCGAAGAAGTCAACATGAGCAAGGTGGAGGCCCAGCAGGCCCGCCGGATACTCGACAGGCTCGTGGGGTACACCCTGAGCCCGCTGCTGTGGAAAAAAATCCGGAGAGGCCTCTCTGCGGGAAGGGTGCAGTCCGTGGCCCTGGCCCTCATCTGTGCCCGGGAACGGGAGATCCGGGAGTTCGTTCCCAGGGCCTATTGGCTCGTCACCGTCACGGCAGCGGCGGACGACGGCAGGAAGTACGCGCTCCGGGCGGACAGCCTGGACGGGAAATCCCTCTGGAAAGAGGGCAAATCCCTTCTCATAGATTCCGAAGAGGTTGTGGAGGCCATACTCGGCGAGGTGGAGAAATTCCCCCTCACCGTGACCGATTTCAAGGTGAGGGAGAGCCTGAGGGCCGCCCCCGCACCCTTCAAGACGAGTACCCTCCAGCAGGAGGCCGCCCGAAGGAGCAGCCTGTCCCCCCGCAGAACCATGAGCATAGCCCAGGAACTTTTCGAGGGAGTCGCCATTCCGGGGAGGGGGCCCACCGGCCTGATCACCTACATGCGTACCGACAGCCTCAGGATAGCGCCCGAGGCCGTGGAGAAATGCAGGGCCTACATCGCCTCCTCCTTCGAGCCGTCGTACCTGCCTGAAAAGGAGAACGCCTATTCCGCCAAGGGCCGGTCCCAGGATGCCCACGAGGCCATCCGGCCGACGGACGTGACCATCACCCCCGAAAGCCTGGAGGGGATCCTCACTCCCGACCAGATGAAGCTCTATTCCCTCATCTGGCGGCGGTACGTGGCATCCCAGATGACCCCCGCCCGGGTGGCCAACGCCACCCTCGCCGCTTCCGCGGGCAGGGCGGGTTTCCGGCAGCTCGGGGAAACCCTGCTCTTTCCCGGGTGGAGCGCCGTGTGGCCCCTGGACCTCAAGGGAGAATCCCTCCTGCCGGCGGTCCGGGGAGAAGTGCTTGCCGTGGAGGGAACGGAAAAGGAACAGAAATTTACCCGTCCTCCGGCACGGTATTCCGAGGCCACCCTCATCAAGGTCCTCGAGGACGAGGGCGTCGGTCGGCCGTCCACCTACGCCTCCATCGTGGAGACACTCTATGACCGGGGGTACGTGATCCGCAACGAGGAGCGGCGGCTCCAGTCCACTCCCCTCGGGGAGACCGTGGACGAATTCCTGATGAAGTACTTCAACGGCGAAAGCCTCTCCTCCATCGTGGACACAGGGTTTACCGCCCGCATGGAGGAAAGCCTCGACGACGTGGAGGAGGGAAAGACCCCCTGGCTCTCCGTCCTCCGGGATTTCTGGAAAAATTTCACCGTCACCATGTCCGAGGCCGAAACCGCCCCGGCGGCTCAGCTCCCACCCCCGGAACCCATAGGGGAGGACTGCCCCGAGTGCGGCAAACCCCTTGTGCTGAAAAACGGACGCTTCGGCGAGTTCGTCGGCTGCAGCGGCTACCCTGAATGCCGGTTTACCCGTCCCGTCCTCGTCAAAACGGGGGCCGTATGCCCGAAGTGCGGCACGGGGGACGTGGTGAAGCGCAAAAGCAGGAAAGGGAAGCCGTTCTACGGCTGTTCACGCTACCCCGACTGCGATTTCGTCTCATGGAACCCCCCGTCGGGGAAGGACTGCCCCGAATGCGGCGCAGCCATGATGACCACAGGGCGGAAGGGCGGCGAGGAGTGCCCGAAATGCGGGTACGTGCCGCCGAGGGAGACCCGGGACGATGACTGA
- a CDS encoding tyrosine recombinase XerC yields MLMQEKISVSLDQFFDHLRYEKEASPHTVTNYSVDLAQFAEFLEVQGIESPAEVDGKTIRSWLREMMGYGYAKTSAARKLSSVRSWFAFLFDRGLISSDPAKGIRGPKLPSRLPRALSREDAFRLVDAGQQGEDPLRDTAVLELLYGCGLRIAELASLRWQDVDLDERMVRVLGKGSKERIVPFGTCALKALGNWRDSGEGSSGFVFPGRRGGAITVRTVHRIVRRAALKAGVANVTPHVLRHSFATHLLEGGASLRVLQELLGHESLLTTQHYLAVGADHLRKSYEMAHPRAKGDNGDVQGNDDSVCPQE; encoded by the coding sequence ATGCTTATGCAGGAAAAGATATCCGTTTCCCTTGACCAGTTTTTCGATCACCTCCGGTATGAAAAGGAGGCGTCGCCCCACACGGTGACCAATTACTCCGTGGACCTCGCCCAGTTCGCCGAGTTTCTCGAGGTGCAGGGGATAGAGTCCCCGGCGGAGGTGGACGGAAAGACCATACGGTCCTGGCTTCGGGAGATGATGGGCTACGGCTACGCGAAAACGTCGGCGGCCAGGAAGCTTTCCTCGGTCCGGAGCTGGTTCGCCTTCCTGTTTGACCGGGGGCTGATCTCCTCCGACCCCGCGAAGGGAATCCGGGGCCCGAAGCTCCCTTCCAGGCTGCCCCGGGCCCTCTCACGGGAGGACGCCTTCCGGCTGGTGGACGCTGGACAGCAGGGGGAGGATCCCCTCCGGGATACGGCTGTTCTTGAGCTTCTGTACGGCTGCGGCCTCCGGATCGCCGAGCTCGCCTCCCTGCGCTGGCAGGACGTGGACCTGGACGAACGGATGGTCCGGGTTCTCGGCAAAGGAAGCAAGGAACGGATTGTCCCCTTCGGGACGTGTGCGCTGAAAGCCCTCGGGAACTGGAGAGATTCGGGAGAGGGAAGCAGCGGGTTCGTCTTCCCCGGCCGGAGGGGAGGGGCAATTACGGTTCGGACGGTCCACCGGATCGTCCGGAGAGCGGCCCTGAAGGCAGGGGTGGCGAACGTGACGCCCCATGTTCTCCGGCACAGCTTCGCGACCCACCTCCTTGAGGGAGGCGCATCGCTCAGGGTCCTCCAGGAGCTTCTCGGGCACGAGAGCCTGCTCACCACCCAGCATTACCTCGCCGTCGGGGCGGATCACCTGCGGAAGAGCTATGAAATGGCCCACCCCCGGGCGAAAGGAGACAACGGAGATGTTCAAGGGAACGACGATAGTGTGTGTCCGCAGGAATGA
- a CDS encoding EscU/YscU/HrcU family type III secretion system export apparatus switch protein — protein MNGKGKKRLQAAAVQYDEKHDDAPRVTASGKGYVAEKILELAREADVPVVEDAALVSALMVLELGEEIPAELYEAVARILAFIYKLDKGEKP, from the coding sequence ATGAACGGAAAGGGAAAGAAGCGCCTTCAGGCGGCGGCGGTCCAGTACGACGAAAAGCATGACGACGCCCCGAGGGTAACCGCCTCGGGGAAGGGATACGTGGCGGAGAAAATCCTCGAGCTTGCCAGGGAGGCGGACGTTCCCGTGGTGGAGGACGCCGCCCTCGTGAGCGCCCTCATGGTGCTGGAGCTCGGCGAAGAGATCCCCGCGGAGCTCTACGAGGCCGTGGCCCGGATTCTCGCCTTCATCTACAAACTCGACAAAGGAGAAAAACCATGA
- the hslV gene encoding ATP-dependent protease subunit HslV — translation MFKGTTIVCVRRNDMVAMAGDGQVTLGNQIIKAGAKKVRRLHKGTVLAGFAGSTADAMTLLERFESRLEENSGDLMRSAVSLVKEWRTDKALRRLEALMIVADARLTLMLSGAGDILEPENNVAAIGSGSGYAQAAALAFLESGSLLPSQIARRSIEIASEICIYTDNIVTVEALGE, via the coding sequence ATGTTCAAGGGAACGACGATAGTGTGTGTCCGCAGGAATGACATGGTGGCCATGGCCGGCGACGGCCAGGTGACCCTTGGAAACCAGATCATAAAGGCGGGAGCGAAAAAAGTCCGCCGGCTGCACAAGGGAACGGTCCTCGCCGGGTTCGCCGGGAGCACCGCCGATGCCATGACTCTCCTGGAGAGGTTCGAGAGCCGGCTTGAGGAGAATTCGGGAGACCTGATGCGGTCCGCCGTGTCGCTGGTGAAGGAATGGCGGACTGACAAGGCTCTGCGGAGGCTCGAAGCCCTCATGATCGTCGCCGACGCAAGGCTTACCCTGATGCTCTCCGGCGCGGGGGACATCCTGGAACCGGAGAACAACGTGGCTGCCATAGGATCGGGATCCGGTTACGCCCAGGCTGCGGCCCTCGCCTTTCTTGAAAGCGGGAGCCTGCTCCCGTCGCAGATTGCCCGGAGATCCATCGAAATCGCTTCGGAAATCTGCATATATACGGACAACATCGTCACAGTGGAGGCACTGGGAGAATGA
- a CDS encoding YraN family protein: MTAEHLERGRRGEEIAAAYLADLGWKILDRNVVFRGGELDVVALSGGELVVVEVRTRSEGWMQRGEESVGPRKLGRLVRAGRRYVEARGWDGPWRIDILSVTLHPGKDASVERFEDVTAGAYLT, encoded by the coding sequence ATGACGGCGGAACATCTCGAACGGGGGCGGCGGGGCGAGGAAATCGCCGCAGCCTACCTGGCTGACCTGGGGTGGAAGATACTCGACCGCAACGTGGTATTCCGGGGCGGAGAGCTTGACGTGGTGGCGCTCTCCGGCGGGGAGCTCGTGGTGGTGGAGGTCAGGACCCGCTCCGAGGGGTGGATGCAGCGGGGCGAGGAATCCGTGGGGCCCAGGAAGCTGGGGCGCCTCGTACGGGCCGGCAGGAGGTACGTGGAGGCCCGGGGGTGGGACGGGCCGTGGAGGATCGACATCCTCTCGGTGACCCTTCATCCAGGGAAGGACGCTTCGGTGGAGCGGTTCGAGGATGTCACGGCGGGGGCGTATCTCACGTGA
- the dprA gene encoding DNA-processing protein DprA, with product MTGVLRVLLLLAASGGFPPVLWESFRKEDLPPEAFLEEGPGLWERLGYSETVRNNLARLALAGWPEREEERARRAGVRLVPFDSRDYPRGLAGTPSAPLLLYVRGKWPVAGPSAAVVGTRKCSSYGWRTAAEIGRAVAGAGGVVISGGAAGIDGAAHEGCLDGGGATIAVLGTGVDMVYPRGHEGLFGRIVRDGGALVAEYPLGSPPRQWRFPERNRIIAGMADRLVVVEAPLKSGAMSTARHALEAGREVWAVPGRISEEGCAGSNRLLFDGAQPLVSVAEFVSVAFGRQLGLFPPGEERQKTPSLTEKEQRILSVLKKYGERTVDNLAVECTMSPADVFSCLALLAAAGHVFPSGPGRWSAVPR from the coding sequence ATGACAGGTGTCCTGAGAGTACTTCTGCTCCTTGCGGCGTCAGGAGGGTTTCCTCCGGTTCTCTGGGAATCCTTCAGGAAGGAGGATCTCCCGCCCGAGGCGTTTCTTGAGGAAGGACCCGGGCTGTGGGAACGGCTGGGATATTCCGAGACGGTCCGGAACAACCTTGCGCGGCTTGCCCTGGCCGGGTGGCCCGAGCGGGAGGAAGAGCGGGCCCGACGGGCCGGCGTACGGCTCGTTCCCTTCGATTCCAGGGATTATCCCCGGGGACTCGCCGGAACGCCCTCCGCCCCCCTGCTTCTGTACGTCAGGGGAAAATGGCCCGTTGCGGGGCCGTCCGCAGCCGTGGTGGGAACACGAAAATGCAGTTCCTATGGATGGCGGACTGCGGCGGAAATCGGCCGGGCGGTGGCAGGGGCCGGCGGAGTGGTGATCAGCGGCGGAGCCGCCGGCATCGACGGCGCCGCCCACGAAGGGTGCCTCGACGGAGGCGGCGCCACCATCGCTGTGCTCGGTACGGGAGTGGACATGGTCTATCCCCGGGGGCACGAAGGGCTCTTCGGCCGCATAGTCCGGGATGGAGGAGCCCTGGTCGCCGAGTATCCCCTCGGTTCTCCTCCCAGGCAGTGGCGTTTCCCCGAGAGGAACAGGATCATCGCCGGAATGGCCGATCGCCTGGTGGTGGTGGAGGCTCCGCTGAAAAGCGGCGCCATGAGTACCGCCCGCCATGCCCTGGAGGCCGGCAGGGAAGTCTGGGCCGTTCCGGGCAGGATTTCCGAGGAAGGGTGTGCCGGTTCGAACCGGCTGCTCTTTGACGGGGCCCAGCCCCTTGTCTCCGTGGCGGAGTTCGTCTCCGTGGCTTTCGGAAGACAGCTCGGCCTGTTTCCTCCCGGAGAGGAACGTCAAAAAACTCCTTCATTGACTGAAAAAGAGCAAAGAATTCTTTCCGTTCTAAAAAAATATGGAGAAAGAACTGTTGACAACCTCGCCGTTGAATGTACAATGTCTCCCGCTGACGTTTTTTCCTGCCTGGCCCTTCTGGCCGCGGCGGGGCACGTTTTCCCCTCTGGACCGGGGCGGTGGAGTGCCGTTCCCCGATAG
- the trmFO gene encoding methylenetetrahydrofolate--tRNA-(uracil(54)-C(5))-methyltransferase (FADH(2)-oxidizing) TrmFO, with amino-acid sequence MTDRTVSVVGGGLAGSEAAWMLACRGIPVTLYEMRPQATTPAHRTDGLAEVVCSNSFGADSTTSPAGILKEELRGLGSLILKCADAARVPAGKALAVDRDIFSRLVTETLEKHPLVTVVREECVSVPEGPAILATGPLTSPAMAGEIRRMAGEEYLSFFDAVAPVVEADSIDMTKAFRLGRWGQEDDYINCPFTREEYEAFISALTGAERTLPHDFEDSPSWFEGCLPVEVMASRGTDTLRFGPLRPVGLPLPGTGEEAWAVAQLRQDNREGTLYNLVGFQTSLRWGEQERVFRMIPGLADAEFARFGVMHRNIYVNAPAVLDGRLRFRNGREDLFLAGQITGVEGYMESTAMGCVAALNMAALLLGKPFPEWPRETAAGSLLHYLGDALERRFQPMNVNLGIFPPLGKKVRNKALRCEQVAQRAREAFDPFLAGLAELAGPAR; translated from the coding sequence ATGACTGACCGTACCGTATCCGTGGTCGGCGGAGGGCTTGCCGGGTCCGAAGCGGCCTGGATGCTCGCATGCCGGGGAATCCCCGTAACCCTGTACGAGATGCGCCCCCAGGCCACGACGCCGGCCCACAGGACGGACGGACTGGCGGAGGTGGTCTGCAGCAATTCCTTCGGGGCCGATTCCACCACCAGCCCTGCAGGGATTCTGAAGGAGGAGCTCCGCGGCCTCGGCAGCCTCATCCTGAAGTGTGCCGACGCCGCCCGGGTGCCTGCCGGGAAGGCCCTCGCCGTGGACAGGGACATCTTTTCCCGGCTGGTGACGGAGACCCTGGAGAAACATCCCCTCGTCACCGTGGTCAGAGAGGAATGCGTCTCCGTTCCGGAAGGGCCGGCGATCCTTGCCACGGGCCCTCTGACCTCGCCCGCCATGGCCGGGGAGATCCGCAGGATGGCCGGGGAGGAATACCTTTCCTTCTTCGATGCCGTCGCCCCGGTGGTGGAGGCGGACTCCATCGACATGACGAAGGCATTCCGCCTCGGCCGGTGGGGGCAGGAGGACGATTACATCAACTGTCCCTTCACCCGGGAGGAATACGAAGCCTTTATTTCCGCCCTGACCGGCGCCGAAAGAACCCTTCCCCACGATTTCGAGGACTCGCCCTCCTGGTTCGAGGGGTGCCTTCCCGTGGAGGTTATGGCCTCCCGGGGAACGGACACCCTCCGGTTCGGCCCCCTGCGGCCCGTGGGCCTTCCCCTCCCCGGAACGGGGGAAGAAGCCTGGGCAGTGGCCCAGCTCCGGCAGGACAACAGGGAAGGTACCCTCTACAATCTCGTAGGGTTCCAGACCAGCCTCCGGTGGGGCGAGCAGGAGCGGGTCTTCCGGATGATCCCGGGACTTGCCGATGCGGAATTCGCCCGCTTCGGCGTCATGCACCGGAACATCTACGTCAACGCCCCGGCAGTGCTGGACGGCCGTCTCCGGTTCCGGAACGGCCGGGAGGATCTCTTCCTGGCGGGTCAGATCACAGGCGTGGAAGGGTACATGGAAAGCACCGCCATGGGGTGCGTCGCGGCCCTCAACATGGCCGCCCTGCTCCTCGGAAAGCCGTTTCCCGAGTGGCCCCGGGAAACGGCCGCCGGTTCTCTCCTTCACTACCTGGGAGACGCCCTGGAGCGCCGTTTCCAGCCCATGAACGTCAACCTCGGCATCTTCCCCCCCCTGGGGAAAAAAGTCAGGAACAAGGCCCTGCGGTGCGAACAGGTCGCCCAGCGCGCACGGGAGGCCTTTGATCCCTTCCTTGCGGGCCTGGCGGAACTCGCGGGACCTGCCAGATAG